From the Hevea brasiliensis isolate MT/VB/25A 57/8 chromosome 13, ASM3005281v1, whole genome shotgun sequence genome, the window TGAATAGCTTAATTTTTATCAGGACAGGAAGTAAATTGCTGTTTGCAAGTTTTTATAGTaggttattttatattatatataaatccaAATAACATACAACAAATCAatgcattttttttaatttactctAATCTTTCACACTGTAAGTAGATTATGAAAAGCCTCTAGGTTCTGTCTTGCCAAACTTAAGCATGACTTTGGTGTAACTATTTTGGATCTAAACTCCACATTAATGTCGTTAATTAAATTTCCTTTTCCAAGCATGCAAAGAATTTTCTGGTTCTGACTACTGTTGTCTGACTCTATCACTTGGGCTGTTTCTTGTTTCTAGTATGAAACCAAATACTATTACAAGATTGGGGATGGTGATTCTTCTCGTGAATTTTGGTTTCAAACACCTCCAATGATTAACCCAGATGCTTCTTACAAATTCGGAATAATTGGTGAGTTGTTTCCCTTTTGCATAGTCTTCTAGGagcaattttaaatttatttaccttaaagaatttaaatattagtATGCTTTGAATCTTGAAAATGTGTTGTTGCTTTCAATATAAATGGAATTTGGTATTTATGTTTCAGGCTTGATAAATTTGTACTTTGATTATTCTGTGTTATGAAATATAATGACAGCTATTCTAAAATAGCTAGATAACTCAAATTGCCTGAACTCGAGGGATGACTATTTTGCCAAGGCGATGGCCCATCATATAGATTCATCTTTGGAACAATACTGAAACATCTCTATTTCTTCAAGGCACTGAACTATAATATAGAGCCATGTAGTAACAGTATCTGAACATCTCGTGGGTCATTTGTCATTTCTTTTAACTAACAGTAGAACTTAACTAAGAAAAATAGGTCCACTATCACAGTTAATTTGCATTAATTGTAATTTTGTTCATTATAGTCTGATGCCAAAATTCAAATTTGGATGGGACATTCCTCTATCTAATTATGATCTTTTACATAGCCGTAACCATTATACTTGTGATTTTTCCTCCTTGTCCTTGTGTGTCCTTAAACTTCATTCAGATCAATTATCAGGCCATCCATTGATGACTTTTGCAACTCTTACCTGGATTTGTTGCAACCTCTACCTTCTAGGAAAGCATTACCGTTAAttacatattttatttatatgcaTACATCTAAGAACTCAAAATGATTTTCTCTATATTATTTTGATGTGAATTTCACCAATGAGGAGCTCTATGCATGTGGTAGGTGACTTGGGGCAGACCTATAATTCCCTGTCTACTCTTGAGCATTACATGCAGACTGAAGCTCAGGCTGTCTTATTTGTTGGAGATCTTTCTTATGCTGATAGATATAAGTATAATGATGTTGGTATACGATGGGATTCATGGGGTCGTTTTGTTGAGAGAAGTGCTGCATATCAGCCATGGATGTGGTCTGTTGGAAATCATGAGATAGAATACATGCCTTACATGGTAAAATGTTTTTCTCATTGtcaaattattttatgataaatattattataaatcttTTGAGTTGCTTATCGATtctataaaattgttttaaaatgatGTTTATTTTCTTGTCATTTCATAAAAATACTTGGATAGTGAAACAGTGAACATCCTTTGTACCATTTATAAGCATTTGCTtccccttgttgctgttgtgctgCTACTCTCAAAGTGATAAGCATGGAATAATTTCAGGGATAGTTCAAACCTTCTTTTTACCACTTATTTTGTTTTGCGGTTATTCTTTCTCGTTATGTATTTTTGCTTTTCTCATTCCATGAAATTGGGAATAACTAAAAGGCACTCAGCATAAGCTTGCGTTGGATCACAAAGAAAAGAGttaacttttaattttaagttatatCAGTGTTGTTATTTGGTGGTCTGTAATCCCTGATGTGACTACATCAATTTCACAAAGTGTAGCGGTCATGGGAACAATCATTGAGATCTTAGAAAACAATAGTAAATCCATGGGCAACTGGGCTTTGTAAGACATGAGGATGGGGTCTGTTTTTGTCTGAACCTTCATCGTATGAATGAATTCTTTGATGTTTTTATCTTCTTCTTTCCACTGCTCACAGTATCTGCCATGTAGCAGTCTTCAACAATGACATACATAGTGACATAGTTCACATACTAGAATTATGTCATTGCTCtggcatttttaatatttaaagttTCTTGTTCAGTTGTATGATTATACATggctattaaaattataaatatagtaGCTTGTTGGGCTTTGAATCCTTGTAAGGTATAAATACGTGCAGGGGGAAGTCGTTCCTTTCAAATCCTATCTCTATCGGTACCCAACCCCTCATTCGGCCTCCAATAGCAGCAGTCCTCTCTGGTATGCCATCAGACGTGCGTCTGCTCATATAATTGTGCTATCCAGCTATTCTCCTTATGGTAACTTTTCAGTCCCTCATTTTTCACTttgctataaaatataaattagttaGCCATCCTTTGATTTCTTATTTCATTTTCCACATACACACCAAAGtatattagaaataaaataaaataaaataaatcacaTTATCGTAGTACAATTTATTGTTTATACTAAAAGGTTCTTTTTTATTAAAGAGTAAGGTGCTGTGATTTATGTTGAGATTGATTTAACTTTTGAATAGTTAAATACACACCTCAGTATGTGTGGCTCAAAGAAGAACTCGAAAAGGTTAACAGGGAGGAGACACCTTGGCTCATTGTTCTCATGCATGTCCCAATATATAACAGCAACGAAGCACACTTCATGGAAGGTGAAAGTATGCGAGCAGTCTTTGAAGAGTGGTTTGTCCGTTACAAAGTTGACGTAATCTTTGCTGGTCATGTTCATGCTTATGAGAGATCAGTATGGTTTCTTTACTGCCATCTCTTTCCATTATTTTGCAATATGGTAATTAATATGCACAATTTTTGACTTAGGAAGAGAATAAATGAGTGAAATTATTTGCTTCAACCATTGAACTCCATAATTTGAGTgtcaaaattgaaacaaattgtAATATGAACCACACTATATTTGATCATTTAGTTATTGCTGATACATTGTTGCACTTGTTTGATGTATTTGACGTGACAATATTATACAATTCAATTGAGAAGTATATCCATATTACTTGAAGGATGCTAATGCTTTTCCCCCTCTCATGTGAATTTCAGTATCGAATCTCAAATATTCACTACAATGTATCAAGTGGTGAATGTTATCCTGTAGCAGACAAATCTGCACCGGTTTACATAACTGTTGGAGATGGAGGAAATCAAGAAGGTCTTGCTGGAAAGTAAGTGAAATTTCAAGACTGGGAATTCACCCTGATTTGGATTAAAAGGGGTGAAAAAGATCAATATAATGATGACTGATAGACTCATGTTTCCtataatatttttaatgtaaTATTGAACAAATGTTTCATTGTATCCGTAGGTTTAGAGATCCACAGCCAGATTACTCTGCATTCAGGGAAGCTAGTTATGGGCATTCAACATTGGAGATAAAGAACAGGACCCACGCATTCTACCAGTGGAACCGAAATGATGATGGGAAACAAGTAGCTACCGATGCATTTGTGTTGCACAATCAGTACTGGTATGTAAACTTTGGCTGTCTTGGCCATTTGCCAACAATGTAGCAAAAAACCTATCCATTTTTTAACTCAAAGGAAATTTAAGTTTTCTGATACATTTTAGccaaaatcattttttttattcaaacagaAATATTGTTCATTAAAACTGTCCGATGCAGTATTGGAAGATTGAACTTCTATTTAAGAATTttgttgatttatttttttaattgtaaaattaGTAAGATTATATTTCTACTGTTTAGGAAATATTAGTAGTATTTCTATGATTTAGGaattttattactattattatcatATAATATTTGAAAGACAAGTGAATAATTAGATTGATTTTATTTTGTTAGTGCTGTATCCACTCCCCAGAAGTCTATGGCAGATGGATAATAAACATACAAAGCTTTATTTGTGTCATTCTGTCATGGCAGCATTGCTTCTGCACCATTGTACCACAACAATTTTGCGAAGTATGCAAATCATATAAGAAAGAATCTAGGGTAGCAACCAATCACTATCAGAAAAAAAGATGTTGTGTAATCTTGTGATGCAaatatttgtttttattttatcattGATGTGAGAATTTCTAACAAGGATTAAGTTGTGTTTACACAGGTCAAGCAGTCTGAGACGGAGAAAACTGAAGAAGCATCATCTGAGGAGTGTCGTTGGCTGGATTGCCAGTCAGTGATAAGATTCAGGAGGTTAAAGCTGCTAAGAATAATTGGAACCTGTATTTGTAATTTGTACCCAAATAAGTAAACGGCTTTCCTGGATAATAAATGACTGGAAATTCATTCTATATTGCAGAAATGTGTGATGCCTCTCCTCTGTATTCTGTCTCAATATCACACACAATCACATTGAAGTACTAGAGAACATGAAAGCTGATAATATTATTGTCTAGAGCTAGCAACTGTACTTTGACAAATTAGAAATAAGACTTTCTGCAGATGATTTAGTTCTTAGTTCCAGCTGATGGCTAAGCAGAAGACTTCACTTTGCAGGTTGCATGCCTCTCAAGTTGAATCTAGAACAGAACCAGGCAAACACTAGTGCAATTTGAATCTGGAATAAAGCAATATATATGCTGAATATCTAAGTGTTAACAATGTCTTCTGCTGGCTAAGATTATGAACATGAATGAGATACAGCATTAGACCCAACTACCGGGCCGGCTTTGGTTCGAATAGGCTTGGAACCAGAACTGTGAACCCCTAAGTTTCCGAT encodes:
- the LOC110660062 gene encoding bifunctional purple acid phosphatase 26 isoform X2 — protein: MGSMLLLLVLTFFVFSAFVNNGNAGITSSFIRSEWPATDIPLDNEVFAVPNGYNAPQQVHITQGDYDGKAVIISWVTTDNPGSSKVQYGVSETKYDFTAEGTVTNYTFYKYKSGYIHHCLLDGLEYETKYYYKIGDGDSSREFWFQTPPMINPDASYKFGIIGDLGQTYNSLSTLEHYMQTEAQAVLFVGDLSYADRYKYNDVGIRWDSWGRFVERSAAYQPWMWSVGNHEIEYMPYMGEVVPFKSYLYRYPTPHSASNSSSPLWYAIRRASAHIIVLSSYSPYVKYTPQYVWLKEELEKVNREETPWLIVLMHVPIYNSNEAHFMEGESMRAVFEEWFVRYKVDVIFAGHVHAYERSYRISNIHYNVSSGECYPVADKSAPVYITVGDGGNQEGLAGKFRDPQPDYSAFREASYGHSTLEIKNRTHAFYQWNRNDDGKQVATDAFVLHNQYWSSSLRRRKLKKHHLRSVVGWIASQ
- the LOC110660062 gene encoding bifunctional purple acid phosphatase 26 isoform X1; translation: MLEVIKMGSMLLLLVLTFFVFSAFVNNGNAGITSSFIRSEWPATDIPLDNEVFAVPNGYNAPQQVHITQGDYDGKAVIISWVTTDNPGSSKVQYGVSETKYDFTAEGTVTNYTFYKYKSGYIHHCLLDGLEYETKYYYKIGDGDSSREFWFQTPPMINPDASYKFGIIGDLGQTYNSLSTLEHYMQTEAQAVLFVGDLSYADRYKYNDVGIRWDSWGRFVERSAAYQPWMWSVGNHEIEYMPYMGEVVPFKSYLYRYPTPHSASNSSSPLWYAIRRASAHIIVLSSYSPYVKYTPQYVWLKEELEKVNREETPWLIVLMHVPIYNSNEAHFMEGESMRAVFEEWFVRYKVDVIFAGHVHAYERSYRISNIHYNVSSGECYPVADKSAPVYITVGDGGNQEGLAGKFRDPQPDYSAFREASYGHSTLEIKNRTHAFYQWNRNDDGKQVATDAFVLHNQYWSSSLRRRKLKKHHLRSVVGWIASQ